A segment of the Lolium perenne isolate Kyuss_39 chromosome 3, Kyuss_2.0, whole genome shotgun sequence genome:
gtcgtgggagacattggagctcgaaatccctggaggtgatggggggcttacactcagagaggtgctgggagaaatcattctctgggaaaagaaaaacatcaggctgccaggctgggtagcccctagtaccagtcgtcccagtaggtcaccatcacctcctccaggtgatcgcaggccaccatcacctcctcctactgatcacatgtcgccaccatcaccccatgggtacgaccacgacatccgtagtccatctccatctccagcgccgccgcctgcgcccactaagactcggaatgcacccagccggaagcgtttcaagagtcctgtccgcaagcggtcgcccctcccaacagtaccaaaggttcctcccccccgtccttacgatcgtactaaAGAGGAAAATGAGGCCATTGTAAAGAAACACGTGCATGAACAGCTTCATAAggaaaaacctccagcgccagcgccatacaccgagaagcaaaaagcatatgctcttgattttctgaacacatcatcgcaatatgacttacacgagaagaaggatgactacacACGCACACTTGCGAGGGTAATTGAGAACAAGGGCACTGCTAAGAAGAAGGATAGtgctagcacgagcaaatcatcagctagaagtgtagccgggaagaaatcaagttcaacaagtgcacccctcaaggccaagcaagcaGCGACAACGGgcagaaaaagaaaggaagttccccagctcggagaacaggccaaacaatcgatcccaccactcaaagtgttagatgttccctcggtgtaccaggaacatggtgatTTCGATATGGAAGCAGCTGCGGCGCTAGCGGCTCAAGTTGGctgtaccgtggaggaattgctgagtGCCCGTGATGCAGTACTACccattgctgatatagctcctaaatttgtctacggggccgacttggtcagcaaagagcggctgcataaactgccaacgcatatgcggaatttgcatcagtggtaccttgatgcgtgcAAGGAGAACACAAGTTACATCGTGGCGGATATCCCAGAAGATTATTActtccgaaaggaggagatccatattgagatgaatgaactctggcagttattcaatttagactccctcgacaaatctctcatgagttgctactgcttgtaagttgttaactacatataagttcatgttcattcagttgttcctgttcattgcatatactcattatatcttatgtgttctcttatgcagactgaagatcattgaatgcagaagtaataagatgttcaatgttgggtttgttgacccagataaagtacatcatgaCACGGTAAAGAATAATGCCGAAGAAACGGGggtaaacctactaaggtttatagGGGAGCAAAGcttctgtgattcaatactgtttccttacaactacaggtgagagtcttactgatctgttgtgcacattcaatttttcttactcgatgttatgtgtaattcatgacgtatatatatataaacatgtgcagtttccactggattctgctaaatattcaagttgataagggaatagttgaagtaagagacccactgagtagaggcctggacgggttccgCGACTTGCAGAAGATTCTCCAGACGTAATTTCAATCATTgccgcgctatatctttcgtgagatatcaattaattatccactcattcaatcattcttttgcctggcaggtgtTGGAGAGCTTTGAAGAAACATCATAAGGACATTACCTTggcagagaagctaacatttactcctgtaccgtgcccccagcagccacaagggacgaatctatgtggatactacgtttgcgagtccattcgcatgttaaccactgagaagcagaacaataATAAATTCGACgtgagcaataacattcacaactttatttattatcgtcaatatttcgttatcaaaattgatatagtcatactcatctcattttcgtatataggtcgactacatgcgggacatactccaaccaaaggaacacctaaTAGGAATCgccgaggaactggcg
Coding sequences within it:
- the LOC139837804 gene encoding uncharacterized protein, with the translated sequence MMIDAGHGDPLDGIKEQTPCDLHEVFRKVSVKVAVGYVLPAFGPEGEPATWHGNQIPAGYARVGVDSVVPSWETLELEIPGGDGGLTLREVLGEIILWEKKNIRLPGWVAPSTSRPSRSPSPPPGDRRPPSPPPTDHMSPPSPHGYDHDIRSPSPSPAPPPAPTKTRNAPSRKRFKSPVRKRSPLPTVPKVPPPRPYDRTKEENEAIVKKHVHEQLHKEKPPAPAPYTEKQKAYALDFLNTSSQYDLHEKKDDYTRTLARVIENKGTAKKKDSASTSKSSARSVAGKKSSSTSAPLKAKQAATTGRKRKEVPQLGEQAKQSIPPLKVLDVPSVYQEHGDFDMEAAAALAAQVGCTVEELLSARDAVLPIADIAPKFVYGADLVSKERLHKLPTHMRNLHQWYLDACKENTSYIVADIPEDYYFRKEEIHIEMNELWQLFNLDSLDKSLMSCYCLLKIIECRSNKMFNVGFVDPDKVHHDTVKNNAEETGVNLLRFIGEQSFCDSILFPYNYSFHWILLNIQVDKGIVEVRDPLSRGLDGFRDLQKILQTCWRALKKHHKDITLAEKLTFTPVPCPQQPQGTNLCGYYVCESIRMLTTEKQNNNKFDVDYMRDILQPKEHLIGIAEELAGLLVREVLNNKGLFSPNGCSTAK